The following is a genomic window from Micromonospora cathayae.
CGTGGTCTGCTGCGACGCGCAGGACCGTCTGATGATCAACGGCAGGTCGCTGGACGAGCCGTACATCTACTCGGCCGACGGTCGTCGGGACAAGCCGGCCGACCAGGAGTTCGACATCACCGTCCCGGCCGGCCGGCTGTGGGTGATGGGCGACCACCGGTCCGCCTCCGGCGACTCGCTGGAGCACTGGGAGCGGCTCCAGGACATCGACCAGGCGACCATCCCGGTGGACGACGTGGTCGGCCGGGCGTTCACCGTGTTCTGGCCGTTCAACCGGGCCACCTGGCTGTCGGTGCCGGACTCCTTCGAGGGCATCCCGAACCCCTGACCGGAGGGGCCGGCGGCACCTCGGACGGTCCCGGGTACCTGGGTCGGGCGGCGGCCGGGGCCTCGGGTGGGCGCGGGCACCTCGGACGGTCGCTACCGCCTCGGGTGGTCGCGGGCACCTCGGGTGGTCGCTACCGCCTCGGGTGGTCGCCGGTCCGCCGGACCGGTCTGGCAGGCTGGAGAGGTGACCGTCCACACCCCCCGACGCGCCGCGCGCGTCCTGCTCGTCGACGCGGCCGGGCGGGTCCTGCTCTTCCACGGCGTCGACCCGGCCCGCCCCGACTTCCGGTACTGGCTGACCCCTGGTGGTGGCCTGGACGCCGGGGAGGAGCCGGCGGCCGGCGCGGCCCGGGAACTGGCCGAGGAGACCGGGCTGCGGCTCACCCCGGCCGAACTGGGGACGCCGGTGTGGCGGGAGACGGTCGAGTTCCCCTTCGCCGGGGTCTGGTACC
Proteins encoded in this region:
- a CDS encoding NUDIX hydrolase, producing MTVHTPRRAARVLLVDAAGRVLLFHGVDPARPDFRYWLTPGGGLDAGEEPAAGAARELAEETGLRLTPAELGTPVWRETVEFPFAGVWYRQEQEFFLVRITAWEVDTTGFNDIERASVTGHRWWPPEELATTTERYYPVDLPAVLTRVLGGEAAC
- the lepB gene encoding signal peptidase I; translated protein: MIDEQTDKPRSSFWKELPVLLGVAILVAVLVRAFVLQTFFIPSPSMENTLKIDDRVLVNKLVYDFREPRRGEVLVFKAPTEWSGNPDGEDFIKRVIGVGGDHVVCCDAQDRLMINGRSLDEPYIYSADGRRDKPADQEFDITVPAGRLWVMGDHRSASGDSLEHWERLQDIDQATIPVDDVVGRAFTVFWPFNRATWLSVPDSFEGIPNP